Below is a window of Rhodamnia argentea isolate NSW1041297 chromosome 11, ASM2092103v1, whole genome shotgun sequence DNA.
CAAATACATGGTTAGAATCTCAAAGTGTATATCCTAATTGGATGAAGAATTCAACTTGTACTGTTCACCTTGCCAATGAAAATATCTTCTGCTACAGTAAAGTAAAGGAACAGCAGACAAAACCTATCAATAACGAGGATAAACAGAGACAGAGACCTTCATCTCATGTGATTCCGAAGCATAACCATGGAGTTTCACTTCAATCAAGCAGAACAATCAAAACTATCGCTGAACTGAACATGCAAGTTGGTTTCTTTAAAacgaaaagaatagaaaaaaagatgGAGACTCCTCAAACACTGACCATGGCTAGGCGACCAGAGATGATCTCGAAGTCCTGGCTCTTCTTGGAGCTCTCGATGTACTCCGAAAGCGTCTCGAAGAAGGGCGACACCGcatcgccaccgccgccgacccTCTTGCTCTTGATGATCCCCACCGGATCAGAGCCGTAGGATCTCAAGTTGCACAGCCGAGGCTGCAGCTGGATCTTCCCGTTGCCGCCGTCGGGCTCCGCCTGCTTCGGCCTCTGCACCGAGACCTGGACCGGGCCGGCCGGCTCTCTCCTCGCCACCTCCTGCTTCGTCGCCGGCAGCTGGCAGTGCACCGCACGCGCCGCCGTCGCCATGGGTCCAAACGTGGCGGACTCCAAGAATCTTGGGGTTTGTGTATGGTTCGGGGCGGCGTCAAGGGTGAGTTTGGGAATCTTCGTGGTACTGTGGGACGACACGTCTGTCGTTTATAATTTATATGTGCAGACGTCCGGAGGGGGGTGACGTGCCAGTGGGTCCACTATGACGTGGCGACAGATGGTTCGGTAACGTGGTTCTCGTTGTTGTCGAGGCGCATAGCCCGTGGAAAAACGTGGTGTGGAGTGACGTGTCCCAGTCGGAAAAAGTTAGTCGGCATGGTCCTTAAGATGCGTCGAATCCAGCGAATTTCACGTGGGGCCCATAAAATCCAACGGATGATATGCACCAGTGTTCGGATTCAACCCCGGTCGGAGCAAGCACGAGGGACACGGACGGGATTTTGTCTCATTAATTACACATTAACGATTGATTCGCATTAACTTTTTTACAATCTAAACCTTATGACGGGCATACTTTCGCTTTTTCTTAGCACGAAACGGATGAAATATTCTCAATATATAGATGTTAACGTATAGATCGGCATGAAATTCTTGTAGGCAGCATTTTGAATGATAACGAGAGATCGTTTAAAGTAGCGGTGATAGGTTCCTAAGTGAGTCAGTCCGGATCTAAAATTAGGAATCAACCTATGATTCTCGGTTTCTAAAAATTGGACGTTccgatttttgtttttatcgGCACAATAGTAAAAGTCAACGTTGCATCATTTtactaaaaatatatatatgttcaTCAAGTGGTTATGCCATTGTTCATTCATATGAAAGGCTATGGTTCAACTTTTTGTGTGCGTGCAAAAGTGACTTTTTTTGAAAGACCGGTTCAACCAAAGAACCGACCAACATTGGAGACAGTCATGCAACCCACTAGACCGATGACCTCCCGCTCATTTTGATTTCAAtatttttacataatttttaatGCTTTTCGTATTCGTTTTATGATTACATTTATCTTGACATCCGATGTTCTATCAATTGATAGATATGACATTAAAAGTTCTGTCACATTTTTTCTCATTATCAAATCACACTCCTTGCCTTGTCATCCAAACACGACATAAAAGTATATTGAACGGATCTACTTTATAGCTAATCGATCTATATGCGATGGAGACATTGCCAAATCTACAAGAGAAGCTAATAATTGCACCTAACGCAGTCAACCTAATACAGTCGATCCGTCAGATCTTGTGGATCCCGAGTAAGATTCACATGATCTGATGAAGTATAGTACGAGGTTTCTGCCTATTAGAGGTAGCTACATAGTTTTCCGACCTTAGGGAGGGGCTAAGCTCGACCTCATGGAATAACGTGGCATGGAGTGACGTGTCCCTGTTGGAAAAAGTTAGTGGGCATGGTCCTTAAGATGCGTCAGATCCGGTGAATTTCACGTGGGGCCCATAAAATCCAACGGATGATATGCACCAGTGTTCGAATTCAACCCTGGTCGGAGCAAGCACAAGGGACATGGATGGGATTTTGTCTCAGTAATTTCACATTAACGATTGATTCGCATGATCTGTTTTACAATCTAAACCTTGTGACGGGCATACTTTCACTTTTTCTTAGCACGAAACAGATGAAATATTCTCAATATATAGATGTTAACGTGTATAGACTCGCATGAAGTTCTTGTAGGCGGCATTTTGAATGATAACGGAAGACTGTTTGAAGTAACGGTGATCGATTCCTACGTGAGTCAGTCTGGATCTAAAATAGGAATCAACCCATGATTCTTGGTTTCCAAAAATTGGACGTTCCAATTTTTGGTTTGTCCGGCAAAATAGTAAATGTCAATGTTACATcactttactaaaaaaaaatatatgttcaTCAAGTGGTTATGTCGTTATTCATTCATACAGAAGGCTATGATTCAACTTTTTGTGTGCGTgcaaaagtgaatttttttgaaagaccggTTCAACCAAAAAACCGGCCAGCATTGGAGACAGTTGTGCAACCCACTAGCCCGATGACCTCCCGCTCATTTTGATTTCAATATTTTTACGTAATTTTTAATGCTTTTCTATTCGTTTTATGATTATATTTGTCTTGACATCCGATGTTCTATTAATTGATAGATATGACATTGAAAGTTCTGTCACATTTCTTCTCATTATCAAATCACAATCCTTGCCTTGGTGTCCAAGCACGACATAAAAGTATATTGAACGGATCTACTTTATAGCTAATCGATCTATGTGCGATGGAGACACTGCCAAATCTACAAGAGAAGCTAATAATTGCACTTAACGCGGTCGGCCTAGTATATTCGAGCCGTCGGATCTTGTGGATCTCAGATAAAATTCACATGATCTGATGAAGTATAGTATAAGGTTTCTGGTGATTAGAGGCAGCTATATAGTTTTCCGACCCTAGGGGGCTATGCCTGACTGGAACTAGAAACTCAATGTCatataaaaaaacacaaaggaaAACGATGAGAATTCAAACATATGCGAAACTTCTTTCGTTGTTGCTCACGGCCATGGACAATATACagaagaaatgaaagaaaagaattgcaTAAGACACTTGCTTTCTACGTAGATCTCTGAGAAAAGTAGTCCTTAAGAACTCTCTTCCCTCCCCTTGCCCTCGTTTTCTACCTTAAAATCATCCAAGTGACGCTCCACCGCTCGTTCTCGCCGTGAAGCTGATGATGAAGAACAACCGGCCACCACCGCCCGAGGCAGCGTAGCGTGATCATTCGTAACCCTTCGCCAGATGATTTGGTCGTCATTAAAGCATCGAACTCAAATCCTCACAAAGAATATGCTAAGCTCCGGCCCGTTGTTGCCCTCCGGGCTCAACATGTACAGCGTCTCTGAGTCCTTTGACCCGACGACCCGCTCAAAGTGCGCCCGCATGTAGGCCAGCTCGCCGTCGGGGCCCTCCGTGTCGGAGTTGCCCGGCAAAACCCCGGCGCCCATCGAAACGGCCTTGAGGAGCTCCATCACGTTCAGGTCCTCCGCCGTGGCCTCCCTCTTGACCCCGTACCCGGACTTCTTCCCGTTGCAATACATGGTCCACAAGGGCTCGTCCAGAATCTTGGTCTTGTCCTTGTCCGGTCTCTTCTCGCATTCTAGGGCGATTCTCACCATGCCCGAGCTCAGCTCCTTTTGCAACACGTTGGTTTGCATGGCGAGTTCCACCACCAGCGTGGGGAGGCATTTAGGGGTCTCTTGCAGGGACAAGCTGACTCTCCCTTTCCGGTACCCGAATAGGGTGCCGGTCACGCGGGCCCCCGAGACTGTCCGGTGGGAGTCGGGGATGCCCATCGGGAGCGTCGGGAACTTGCACACCGGGGTTATGATCGGGAGCGACCGGAACACGGAGCGGAAGACGCGGAATACCTTGGtcttgtgcttcttcttctgggATGGCTGGACGAGGGAGACCAGCTGGCGGGGCGGGGGCGGCGGCGAAGGAGGCGCCGTCGTGGGCCGGTTGTCATCGGACGAAGCAGCGCCTGCGAATCTTGGCTCCCCCATTATTGGATGTGCATGGACCGGCAATGGAAGGaggccatgagagagagagagagagagagagagagaggattgctTTGTTGAGGTTGGTACGGGCATGAGGCTGAAGAGGGTCTTCGGATCCTAAAATTGGGGAAGTTTGAACCTCCCCAATTTTGGCTTCAAAGAGATTCCGCATCTGCATGCATGAAATGTGCAACAATTATACAATAGAAGAGGCCATGCATGTTATAATGCAATCGAAAAGCAATCAAAGTTTAACCGATCTATATCGATCGCATTTGAGAAAGAATTTTATTACACTGGTTACTAAGGGCCTTGCTAATATGACTGTCAGACAGtatgtcggttatttctaaccatACGATCTCCCAATTCataagtgttttatgcaaaacatgcggtgatggtgTATGAATCTATGGCAAGGCAAGGCCGGCCGCGCCTAGCCACGGCCTAACCTCGCCGACCCTGGCGAGGCCTTGGCGGTGGTCGCCGGGACTCGGCGACTCccctcggccatcccccacccctcgcCGGCCATGGTCGGCGTTGGCGGGGGCGGCGATGGCGAGGGCTTACAATCCTCGTTGCTGCAAACTCACACTTTctatttaattataatttttaaaaaaatttaactatttttaagttgaacaatcCACGTGGATGCCACATGGGGTCcacgtgggttgatttttttaaaaaaaattgacaagtaatattaaaaaactaattaaaaaaatcatgtgtctTGTTTGACCGGAATTTACACTTAAATAATTACTTTTTACTGGAATTGACACTtcggtgatcgttttttctccgatttagcacttaagtgataaaaaaaaatattggcaccaaagttaGTATCCTACACAAATATTGTCACTTCTGCTGTACTTTTGCCGATTTTAGGGCTTGCCatgtaatttttcttataaGCACAATAAGGAGATGTCTGAGTTTTCTTCTTGAATTGTAGTTGTGGCACTCTTTCTTAGTAAATAaatgcttttcatttttaaagCAATACATTGTCGCGACCCTACGTTTAGAGACATGGGCGTCGGGCTAACAGATTGCTAAACATCGGTAAAGGTGGGTTTACCGGGTCCTCCCAGACCATACAGAATCACGACGGGGGAAAGTATGATTTTTATATCTACGTGGCCGATCTTTAATATGATCGGGTGACATGTGTAAAGTGTACATGCAAATGAAGTCACCACCAATCTTCCACCAATCTCTTTCTTTGGAAGGTAGATTGGAAACCCTAACAAGTGATTGGGAGAAACCGCTCGGTTCTACAAAACTAGATATTCGgattcgaggacttggttatgctGATATTTCtaccgacgccctttcggtacctaacgttgagtgattttctaactatAAGTTCATGGATGCTCAATTTCAAGTGAAGAAAGTCCTAAAAATCTAATATTTCATGCATATGGGTATATCtaatcctaacaatcacaatcagtgAAAGAAGGTgtgcaaaaaaaagaataaaaaacgTGCAATTAAAATGCATCAAATCACCACAATGCATCCCTAGTAAGACACTAAAGGCTTTGAGAGAGTGCAATCAAAGTTCGGGAAAGATTTGGGACAAATTGTTCAAAGGaccaaaaatgtcatttttgggAAAGATAAGAgaccaaaatcaacaaaaataggttgtgccaattgaatatggccattttctattttctgtgatttttgaattttttttctgatttttccgattttgttagaatttttttttaatgaattttctgacttttttaatcattttctgattgttttattatttacttaatttttttattcggaAATATTATTCGGACCAGATCAAACTGGTCCGCGCCTCTCGGGCGTCCGACCCGGACCGAATGGTTTTCAAAGGTTTcatcaaaatgaagaagtttTTGGACATACAatcagaaaatgttttttttattcaaaaaaatgaattagaactcagaaaatcaatttttattttttgaaaatttttagatcATGCTTCGTGGTCAAATCATGGCCATCGatcagattttttattattttcaaaaatcttctttcatttttagaaattgatttttttatttctttattatttgttttatcTAAAATAAATCGCAACGCCGATGTCGCGCGCCACGTGAACGTGGAGCTGGTCTACTCACATTGAATGATTGACGTCCTTGCGAGGAAAACGAAGGACGGACAACAGAGAGTTATCAGGCCGCCGTTCGACgtccaaacctgcaaatcgtCCCTGATCTGTCCTAATCCAAGCTCATAGTGCTCGGCCATGGCAAATTTCGATCACACAAAATTGAGATAACCGGAATTAAAGCAATCGCTCATCAATGGAGCTCAGAAGATTTACCTACAAGTCCGATTGACTTGGTTTTGGCTCATCAATGTGTTAGTCTCTTGCGCATGAATGAGCCTCTCTCCTGATCCAAAAATGCATGGATTCTGTTATAGCTTTTCTCCAAAttttggcgcgcacggtgatatGTCAATTTGGGCTTACTGGCATGTGAAACCACTTGATTTAACAGTGCCAGAGCAATTTGGCAATCCACTGAGCTCCGTTAGGTCCTCCACGTGCACTAAATTGTACTGATTTGAACTAGTTCACACTTGGGCGTCTACGGGTAACACCGACAGAAAGAATGATTTGGCCATCCCAACTCTGGCGGTCTTTGGTCGCGGAATTGAGCTCTTTGGGATCGGAATGAAGAGGCCTTCAATGCCC
It encodes the following:
- the LOC115744043 gene encoding stress enhanced protein 2, chloroplastic, with protein sequence MATAARAVHCQLPATKQEVARREPAGPVQVSVQRPKQAEPDGGNGKIQLQPRLCNLRSYGSDPVGIIKSKRVGGGGDAVSPFFETLSEYIESSKKSQDFEIISGRLAMIVFAATVAEEAVTGNSLFRKMDVQGIAEAAGVCFGAVACAAFFAWFSSARTSVGRIFSRSCNTLIDSLVDQIVDGLFYEGELSDWSDEI
- the LOC115744042 gene encoding protein MIZU-KUSSEI 1, yielding MGEPRFAGAASSDDNRPTTAPPSPPPPPRQLVSLVQPSQKKKHKTKVFRVFRSVFRSLPIITPVCKFPTLPMGIPDSHRTVSGARVTGTLFGYRKGRVSLSLQETPKCLPTLVVELAMQTNVLQKELSSGMVRIALECEKRPDKDKTKILDEPLWTMYCNGKKSGYGVKREATAEDLNVMELLKAVSMGAGVLPGNSDTEGPDGELAYMRAHFERVVGSKDSETLYMLSPEGNNGPELSIFFVRI